The nucleotide window CTACAATTTCTTGCAATAATCCTGCATGCACCTTTATTTAtagtttacctacctatacatgGTTGAGTGCGTCCCACTGAAGTACTGAAGGATATAATCCTGTTATTCTGTCCATCTAAAGATTCAGATCTACTCTCTCACCGAGCatctacgagtacctatatcCCAATTTATTATAGTCATGGATAAGTATTACGTAAATCTTTCATAGAAGagatataaataagtaaaaataaatttatttacttgAAATATTGCTGTACAAATCTGATATAAGACATTACTAAACTTACATTGAACTTAAAATCACAACATTGCGTTTAGGTTACGCCAACAGCCTCTTTCTTGGTTAAACCATTCTAACTAcagtcaaaaatattttgattattcgttttatcataatattatgttatctttAGTGATTCTGTAAGCAATTAAGCCTAGAGGTGAGCGTTAATAGCTGTACCTGTAACACAGTTTTTAACAAACACGGCTGTAGCTTATGTTCAGCATCACGTATTGTACCTACGTAGCGTAGATACAAATTATACTATTAATTGTAATTATACTACTATTATTAATTGCCGGtggtttataaattataagtaacCTTTGTATTAAAGtaacatgtaaaaaaaatcaataatgcAATTATTAACACGGTTtataatatacgagtaggttggtatttaataaaatacaacTAAAAACAAACGTAAATAattgtatctaataataaattacagtAACTTAGATATATGAGTAACTACGCTAGTAAGTTTATGTCATATTATATGCGCGAGCCCACCGTTTGTActgatttatatatttatttgtatagagTAGTGAATTATTAACATCACTATACCGCTACTATAACTATTTTTTATAGCAAATGCGACTTAGAAGATtgcatttttttagaaatttagaattaaaatatttaagtattagaTTTTCCCTATTTTCTGTAACAATATACTAAACTGCAACTAACTTAGCCTCATCTGAAGGCAGGCTTTAAGTTatctggctcattttttgcctctttttttaatattatttgtcttATAAGCTTTCACCAATTCTCTGTACTGGCAGACAACCTGACTTCCAAAAAAccctataatataatagcagCCTATAATTGCCCTGTAAGATCGCCTACGCAGGTTTGCAGTCAACAAAATCAATTCATCTTTGCAGACTGTTCCCGCTATTTCTCAGTATAATGCTGTTCTGCACCTACATTCTTCCTGACGTCAATAACGGGCCCCAGTGGAACCTCGTGGTGGAAGAGCACAGCCGAGTTTGCCAGAAGAACATGTGGAAAAGCTTTCTTTTCATACACAACTACTTCGGCTTTGAGGAGATGGTGAGTTTATtcatctactaatattataaatacgagagagagagagtattTGTCAGTTGGTTTCTCCTTGAATCACCCCACTACGGAGCAACAGAGCCCAAGCTTTTATAGACAAAAGGAGCTCAATAAACTTTTTGGCCATTTCTAACGgccgaaaaaaatatttatccaaATCTGCATACTTATCTGTAATcggtcgataagttacttagcaacgttgtggttatattttgaaaaaaacaaattgtATGGTCTTTCTTGACGTTCTTGACAAATAACGATGTTACTGACTATCGACATGATCGACATAATTAAAGATTCATCATGGATTTTGGCCGTAAATGCAATTCTCAAGCTACCAAATTATATTAGTTACCACCTGATATAAGTCAGACAATCGATTGATACGAGTATCATTCAAATTGCTTATTTCATTGCTGGCTTCTGGGTTTTACTTATTGTCCCCAAGATACAAATTTAAGCTCTTTTACGAGTTTTTTAAGGAATGGCTCTTACGGAAGGTCCATTATAAGCAATGGAAAACTCATCCAAAGTCAATTCACCAAGTACAATAACGctaaataataactaagaaTAGGTACACTCGATTGAACAATAACTTATTCATTGTTCCCATGGGGTTATATAACCAGAATCGCGTTGCATCTGTGTCACCCACTTATTAAAATACTAGTTCATCTTTTTACTTTGCTCATCTCATATGAATATAGTATTAAAACCATACCTTCTAAATTAAGGTGCACTAAACGGGTTTAatcgtgaaattcaaatttatttatataagtacttaccaagacaaaacaaagaaactaaaaacaattgtatacaAAGGCGGcattattgctcagagcaatctccaccaggcaacctttgatgaaaggagaaactaggtgtATTGGATAGTACTAAGAATCTTATTTAGTAGTATGATATATTATGACTATTTGAGAATGAACTTCGCTAGAATATGGAACCCcattccggcatcagttttcccttccacttttaatatggataccttcaagtcaagagtgaataggcaacttctaggcaagcgcgctccatcatTATTTTGCTAGCAGATTTgtttgcagccaagcgctagtcagtaaaaaaaatttgaggAATACCCTCAAACAGATTTCATCAGACAAACAGGACAGCGGAATCtcattattacatttatttttaatgtaattgtAGTAATATGATGACATGATACGTTACGAAGCGCGGAGTTTTTGCGGAGTTCGCACTTTGGAGACCATTGTGTTCTGTCAGTGTGTCAGGGCGACCCAATTACTGGTGCGAGATGAATGGATGTGGGTTAGCGGTAACTGTCGCTCTCAGTAATTAATGCTGTCATCTAACCTCAAGTGAACCATAACAGGGTTCGCTTTTCTGATCTCTGAGTTTACTTGGGTGAATTCCACttgtgtgtcggtctgtctgcctTCTAACTTCTGAAGACAAAATGACTTCAAATGctaagatattattataaataagaaagtgcgtctgtctgtctgctagcttttcacggtctatcTGTTAAGCCGTTTTGACGAAAGTTGGTAAGTAtctagagatagcttgcattccaagGAAGGATCCCAGAAAACCAAGATTTATACAAACTATGGGGTTGAAGTCACGGGCTTGGGGATCAAAATAATATTCAGCATCACTGCTGAAAacgtgtctcctctcagaatgagaagggtttagggtCATAGTCTATCCCGCTGATCCAgtacggattgacagacttcacacatcttggAACATTTTGGAGCTATTTCAGGCATGAATGTtccatcacgatgttttcttccaccaagtgataatataattgcttaaaaagtgCATTCCCACGATCGAATCCTTGACCTCACGAAAAACAGGCCGATTtcttaaccactatgctattatgcgattaaaataataacatttagtAAATACAGCATCGTCAGGGAGCGAGTCTCAACAAAAGGTATCGGGTTTCTCGGGGTATTTTACTGGGTCAAGCCAACCTAACCCCTTcaccctaaatatttcatttcacgTTATTTTAGGAGATTATTTATCGTCTGTTCGGGAAATTCTCGGCGTAATCTTTACAGTTTACGCTACAGAAATGGGGGCGTAAAGAAATGTTAAATACAAACCTATCCACCTACCCACTCAGCTtgatctaagtaggtacatttttagagttccgtactcaaagggtgccaacagggccctattactaaaccctccactgtctgcccgtctgtccgtccgcctgcctgtcagcgggctgtatctcatgagccgtaacaggtagagttgaaattttcacagtgtgtatTCCTATTGccattataacaacaaataatataaaataaatggccgccatgaacattaaaaaaattaaaaactgttatttcttgtacgattgtacggaTCCCTTCGTGCGCTTGTTATACTCGCACTGgcattttttatatctattaatttTCATAGGTAGTTTCAGaaattcttttcttttcttcttttccaGTGTTTAACCCACACACACCAAATCGGCATGGACATGCAGCTGTACGTGGCAACGCTTCCTCTCATGTTGCTACTGTGGAAGTTCAGAACCCTCGGCCTGGCTCTCATACTGGGTGTAGCCACAGCGTCCACCGTTCTCAGATACCTGGCGATCCACTGGTACGACATCAGCATGTTCGTGTATTATGGAATCTCGTGAGTattgttttttacccgactacgtcAATGCCTTGATATGGTTACCTGCCTTAATatcctttaagtcaagagtgaataagaaTCTTCTAGACAAACACACTCCATCTTGGGCTGCATCACCACATGCCAGCGGGTCTGACTGCAGTcaaacgctagtctataaattaaaaaaacgcaAAAGGTAGGGTTATGACTttagtatgtatgtttgtatttatgtatgttctaCCGTAGGACTAACtacttctgaaccgattttgataattgaGGTTGTAATATAGACGTATAGACATTTTAAATGAACGAAATCAAAATGGATGTACCtaacatccaaaaaagtggtggtcgctgatttttttttgcttccCATCCCGCTAGATATACGATATCTagaatgaaagaaaaaattctgagttcaaatataaatcaagcgagtggaaaacaattttactatatttcagCGAATATGAAACTACTAACGCTACCTATCGGTGGTTCTCACCACCCCACCTATTTagtgtttttacccgactacggcaaagcaaaaaggaagggttgtattttagcagtctatgtacgtATTTAGTAGTAGTCGCTCAGACCCAGAGTCAAGTTTTTGGTGCTGTTTAACTTAGAATTATAGAAAATAGAATTGTTGAGAATACATAGAAATTAGAATTGTTATATTTACTTTGAAACCAAAGGCAAGCCGACTGAAATAATTATAATCTAAAATTCTCTTAACCGAACCATAGGTACACAATGTTATTAAGCTATTACCATTTGTATAAATAATGGATAACcaacattatatttattgtaaCAGCAAATATTATCGTACCAGTCGCTACAGTCTCGGTCAACATGGCCGGCAAATATCGTATAAGTAATTCGCTAAATCCTAAATCATATTACAATACAGCACAAACAATGTAATCGTTCGGACTTGGGAACATAAAGATCTCAATCCATAAAGATACCAGCTaccaaaacaaacaaatcaaagcagtttatttttatattttacaaaatgtaaaAGCTTACCTGAATTTGGTTGAAAACAAAGTTGATCTAATCTCACAAAATACGTATAATACTGtaaatgaaaatttatataaaattttccTGTACAAACCACAGCCTTGCATTTTATCCAGATCAGCCTTATTTGGATACCCAACGCTAACTTCTTCGTAGGATAAAATCAATCAATATGCGTCAATATGCATCCGAGTCTATTTAATACCTAtccatcatcatcgtcaaccatcaatccatcgccagagcactactgagcacgagccTCCCCATCGCACAGAATCAGAAGAATTTAGGGCTTAGGCCATGGGCAGGCCATAAGCCACCACGACAGACAAGACGTATGGATTAGCGGATTTCACACAcattcacgatgttttcctttattgCTTAAGAATGTGTTATTTGattgctttaatattataacatacacatacacacacacacacacacacacacacacacacacacacacacacacacacacacacacacacgtgtgtgtgtgtgtgtgtattttaattttaattattaatgttaaaaatCAGTGCATgttatgttaaattaatatgtgtgtgtgtgtacacacacatattaatttaacataacATGCACTGATTTACACacacatattaatttaacataacATGTACTGATTTTTAACATCGTTATATATTGTTCCTTTCCTTttcttaagtacctaattttgtaaatctggaggtgggcgttaacaactgcaacacagttttgCAACTAACGCAGTTGTTACCGTACTTTACTGTTAAGGCAATGTAaagagttataaataaatatttttcattttttcaattCTCGAACTCCGAAATTCCCCAAATAAAAAGCTGATTTCTAAATCGCTAGGCTAGCACTACCTTTATctaaacaaaaagtaaaacataaatgtttaattattttatttgagtCCCTCAGGGACTCCTGTAAAATAAATAGCtaaataattgtacctaccttctGTGAAAATTTACATAGCAGTaatgaaaatgttaaaatacacatGTAATACGTTTTTGATGCTTTGCCGTGTAAATAGCTGAATTAGTTTGTCTTTTAAGCTGGGTagcaagtaaataattaatgtagataagtacatatttatgtTAACAAAATGCTAGGAATATCGCGAGGTGTtacattaggtaagtacctataactaAGATAAAATGTACACATTTTAGTGTTAGAAACGTGTGACTTGTTAATCCATCAAACGATTTGAGATACTTCGAGAGTTGAGATATAATCTTGATTTAGTATAGAATTTGAGATGTAAATCACGAGGTTTTCCTGTGTAGATACTTACTAATTGCTCATGTCACTACTCGATAGGTTTACATGTTATTTTGAAAAGTAATTAGCAGTCTTattaaaaactggtcaaatgcATTGTCGGACTCGCATGCGAAGGGTTTCGTATCCATCGTACACGATGTACCTACTCAGTCTATAatgtactttttgatttttagggttccgtacctcaaaagtaaaaacggaacccttataggatcacggaataaatccgaaaaccgtaaattgtggtttcatcacagaaaaaaattaaaatgtgatataaaaattaagatGTGATTAAGAtgtgactaatttgtgagaatagtcgatactagaattaatttcttaaactggaccattcaagtaaatatttttatataaacctgtgaggatgatactgctattgttgcaattaaaataccataagcctatgttgtcgtattagtatacaaattgcgaaaaaccaaattaaatctgaattttgcgggcaggcccgtcgcttccaccaaGTAATGCCAAATAAGTAGTTAGTGCTAGTGAGTAGATTAAATTTCGCGCAGCAATTCAGTATTTAGATAGAGAAGTTAAAAATGGGGCGTTCAATTTTAGGTTAGAATATCTCTATCGTTCGTCTAGTATTTACAGAGTTCTAAACTAGCTCGATATTATAGTCATACGAAGTTGAAAATGTTCAaaaccattcaaacaaaaatctaaaAGAACTTTTTCAAACAATACACACTCGACCGAGttagaatattttccttttacaaCGACGACCGCGACCTCCTAAAATCTAacacaaaaactattttttacatTGAAATGAAACCCTCGGTCTGGATTTAGGTATGAAACTGGATAGCTCCTCCAGTGCCTAACTATAAAGTTTAATGTGTTGTAGACGGAATAAATTGGGTTTCTATAATGTAGCTTCtatcggcaactttttatcccagaaaagcaacgagttcccaagggattttaaaaacctaaatccacgcgaacaatacaaataaatacaattttaaccAGCTTAGCAAACAAACAGGtgcaaataatatatttcattttttcagAGTTCAGAAATTATTGGACGCCGCGCGATACTCCTACATTCTGCCGACGCACCGCGCCACTATTTACTTGATTGGCGTTATTATGGCCTATTTCATTAAATCCAAACGATCGCGCATTAATCTCAGTGATGTGAGTATAATATGAGTGTGGTTTAATTTCGAAATTACTGCTTTTGAGTCATATTAAGTATGTGCTATATATAGTATCTAAATTTTAAACACGGTTTATTCTGTGAATTATTTTTGTGAACAAAAATCAAGCACATAGGAGCTAAAGTTCATTCGCTCATAACTTCACCACTAACCCATCACTAACCCCTTAAATCTATGGAACCTCATCTCTGCACGAATTAGGGTGGTTGGTTTAGgttgtttaaaaatctcttgggaactcttcgattttccgggataaacaatTTCCGGGACGAGGAAGAGGTAGCTTCTgaaccaaacatataaatccgttaaacggatggacctttaaaaatcccttgggggctcttttattttccgggataaaaagggatgtaagctaactctgtacaaaatttcatcaaaatcggttaaactgctgggccgtgaaaagctagcagacagacagacagacacaatttcgcatttatataataagGGTTTACATCAGTGCTGTCAATTGATTAAgcaagctacttacgtgagtaaaacttacacgCGTAATCGCGGTCTCTCTGTACCTAATTTTTTCTGATTGCTGTTACCTTACTTTTGAATTGGTTAATTCCCCAGAGCCAAGTGAGACTAGCCTGGGCAGTATGCTTCGCGCTGGGCGCGTTCACGGTCGCCAGCCCCTACCGGCAGGGCCTTGAGGGCTACCAGTACGAGCGCTTTGACGCAGCGCTGTTCGCTGCCTTCACGCCCATACTGTGGGGTGTGTTCATGTGCATCGCGCATTGGTGCATTTATAATGATTATGCCGGTAAGTGAGACAAACCTGGGCAGCGTGCTTCGCGCTGGTATCAGCTAAACTCTTCCTTGCAATTTAAGCTAATTATCCGATTAAGTGGAGccctatggagcgagctatgttgggtatcactatCAGGGGTAAATCCGGAAcaaggaaattcgcagaagaacaaaagcgaccgacatagctcaaaggattagcaagctgaagtggcaatgtcaggtcatgtctgtcgtataACCGACGGCCGatagggcagacgtgttctggagtggagaccacttaccggtaagcgcagtgtggggcGACCTCCAGTCCGCTGTACCGATGACCTGAGGAAAGTGGCTGGGAGCGGGTGGATTAGGAAGACAGAGGACCCTGGTCGGTGGCGCGCTCTTAGAAAAgtttatgtccagcagtggacgcatacaggctgatggaatggaatagatATGAGATATGGCGACTGTATATTCGATTGTGAAaaaatcatcatttttttttttcaaaccgcagtcgaggtttttaaaaacttattaaattacttatttcaacttacttaccaagtttcaggCACATCATTCAACGCTACATAGCGGGTGCTACGGTGTCCGCACCTCTATCTAAGGAACCCAAAGCTTACCTATttctaaacaaaattattatctttcaaGGTATGGGCACGTGGTTCGTGGAGTCGTGGATGTTCAAGTTCTTCAACAAGATCGCGTACGGCGTCTACCTCACCCAGTTCCCCGTCTTCTTCTACAACGTCGGCATACAGCGACATGCAGAGCACTACACACCTTTGCTACTTGTTAGTAACAATTTCATCATTATTTTTGTCGACCTCCTtggcttattattattgaacCTTGTATTCGGGAgaaatttggaaatttattCTGGCCTGGTCTAGTGAGATGAGTTTTTGGCGGTGGCTTACTCCTTAGGAGTTATCCCTCACTAACAGAAATGTCTAGTAGGTATGCAGCTGCCAAGCAATACtaaaggctgaaatctatagagcgtatcttgactttgcttagactaaatattcaattaaaacgagactgATATATGACAGCTtaataacgctgtctcgttttacagGCCTTTACTACATACAGTCCACCTCGCAGTCGTTTACAGACTTCAGGCATCAAAAGTTCCTTGATGATATagcaacaatatttttatttgtttcagttCCACATCCCCGAAATGGCAGCAGTGTTTCTTATATCAATAATCGCGACAGTAGCTATCGAGATGCCCTTCAACCAAGTGTATAGGATATATTTTGGTAAGTACCTTaactaaaataacttttactaaCTGATAGAAAGATAAAACGAGATGCCGGGAGGTATGTTGCATTTTAGTTGGTGTCTTTATTCgcctcaatttttttattaaatgttaaGTAGTTTGAATATATCTGGTGGGGCTGGCTGTAAGAGAAACacattgaaaataaaagtaatcatTACAGCACTTATGATAAGTCAATTTTCAGTTGAAATAATACTGTAAGTGAAGTATTCGTCAGCTATCCCTACAAACCGGAAATAAAAAAGAGGGTTTGTGGGGTAGCTGACGTATAATCCCCCACTGCAACTGacgatttttattttcatttttattttatttcaactaaaggttgaaaaattttaagaatattgaaatgatttttttcgACATGTTTccattttttattgttaactgAAATAGCTGAAGCTGCTTGATCGATTGCCCGaaaaatacattttcaataGAAATCCTATGAAATGAACCTGTTCTTTGCAACACTGTCTTCAGGCTGAaaagataaatatatttttttcctttttttcagGAAAATCACAGACGAAATTAAAGGAAAAATGAGGggaaaaaaaatatgactgaATTATAATTATGTTTAACTCGTAAGCCAAACATCACGTATTTAGTTTAAATGTATTCTTTGACTATTTTTGTACGATATTAACTGTAGGACTAACTGTATTGTGTAAGAAgaaaaatgacggaaaaataaATGACCATAGACAAGGTgatcgttttatttatttcgaaattatcATCTATTTAAACacagttttcaaaaaataaacggtttttctttctttctaagtctgtacaaaataaatacaattctgaagcttaggtacctactaatctaGATTGTCTAGTACATAGGTACTCGTCTTTGTATATCGTAGATTATAGAAAGTATTTTGTCTCCGCCGTAAGCGAATGTTCTCACCCTCACAATAAGAAAGCTCTTGGCCATAGCCCACCATAGCTGGCCAATTGtaaattggcagatttcacacacctttaataacataaatagacagctcttaggcatgcaggtttcctcacgatgtttacctTAACAccgaagcaagtgatatttaattacttaaaacgcacataactccgaaaagttagagatgcgtgcccaggATTGGAGTCTCGAATAGAAAGCCCAGCGAGGTCTTAGCCGCTATTTTGCTTTCTATTAATCCTGAATTTATGATAATACTTCGCTTCAAACAACACAATTTTAGTAAGTACATAGTTGGTCTAAGTCAACCTACATACAGAGTCATTAATTAGGTAATTCATTTCTGCGTTACTTTGTTCGTCAACTATTCTCCATTTTCTTTGTACAAATACCGCCAGGTCTGCACTGGCAGTGTGTCCGTCCAGTACTATCCCTGGTGAGCCAGGAACCGGCGGAGCATGGGCCTTGCGCGTTGAGGATATGACATGCTCCGTTGAACGCCGCCGTACCTTTGCGTAACGAACAGGCTGACATCTGGAAGTGCAAAAAATTCAGAGatctaaatatttattcagCATATATCTTGGCCCATAAAATATAATGGCCATAATAATATATGGCGTAGGTGATATGTAAATATGTAGTAGTGATAAGTCTagtcggggttcgatcctgggcaagtgcctctaacttttcagagttatgtgcgatttaaacataatttattgatttagcagggaaaacattgtaaggaaaactgcatgcctgtGAAATTTCCATAAAGTCCTGTTCAACATGTGGGATATGATATATGAAACATGATCTACGAAACCGCATAGATATGGCCGGGGTGGCGGACTATGACATTGGCATAAGCCCGTCTCATTCAGAAAGGAGACACTTCTTAGTAGTGGACCGTTGGGTTaagattatgatgatgattgcCTTCATCGTCACGCCGGTCTTACTTTGACCCCACAAGAGTTGGTTGAGGATTAAAGTTACTCAATTATTTTTCCCTGGCCTTACTGGCAGTTCTTACCTCCTTCTGAACGCAAGGCTGGTTCCCACAAACACACACGCCGTTGTGGCTGATTCCGTCGAGCGCCGGCCGGGCGTCGAAGTCGAAGGCGAGGTGTTCCCCCGCGCGGCACGGTTCCGCCGCGCCCGGCCGGTAGCAGCGACGCCTTTCTGGGACATAGAGACGCCCTCTGCCGCATGGCACCTGGAATTATCGATAAGAGACATGAGACCTAGTGAGAGACGCAGCGATTTAGTTGCTTCTGTGAATTTAGCCTTTTCGTTTTTTCATTTGGAGAGCATATTAAGCCATCACGTCAGTTCTGGTATTCAcaaacatctgataataaccgTAAAATCTAAACATTGAAATTCCGTTCTcttagttaagtaggtaaaatGCAGACCCTGCGGGCTGATTTagtaactcagtgttcaacactgaatgatagctgCCAAACCCACTTTTGacgtttataattttaattctgGATGGATTCTTcgaaaaattatttgaatatcaCTCAATGAACTGTAGAACCAACTAATCTCAAATGAGCTCGATAGTTATATTAATGCAGCTTTGAACATTGAGTTAGGGAATCATCCCGCACTGGGAACCCGTACCATTTCTGTTTGGTCGTTTTAAGGCCTATTACGAGTCTTATGAAATTCTTTACATCTTCTTACCCTAACACAACGTCCTCCCCTGGAAATCATTTCATCCTCAGCACACGGGCCTCTGGTATAGAGTCTGTAGCACGCCCCGTCGTCTGCACGTGCGTGGAAGTTCTTGCACCTGCACTCAGCGCGAGAACCATTTTCTGACACCTCGGTGATCGCAAACACGTGACCCTTGGCGCAGGGTCCTAGAGAATCTGTAATGGAAAAAAATAATGTACTATTAAGGTATAAGTTggtaggtactattaagtaAATGAATGCACACTTCGGTAGTAACGAAATTGTACTCAAGGATATGAAGATGGTTTAAGCATTCAGTGATTTCTATAATACAGAACGTGATGAAATGGATCCACTGGATCTCTGCATCACATACGCTAAACGTAAATGCTGATAATGCAATCGAGTATGCATGCACATCGCTATTCGCTTTCCATCAGGCGTGATTGTAATCAAGCTCACACAACCATCGCTGGTAGAGCGCGTAACAGCCTCCGTCTACTTCCCAATAAAGAGGCAGTGATACTAGGAAACGAGAGCAGTAAAAAACCAAGTCTTACCAAGTTCATAGCACCCAGCAGTGGCGTTGTGGTAGTGCGGCAGTTGAGGGTCGCAGCCGCAGCGTGCGCCTGGCAGGAACAGCTGCCCGCGCTCACATGGCCCGCGTGAGTAGTGCGCGTAGCATCCACCGTCCAACTCCCAATAGTGAGGACTAGCGGACGTGCACTGGAAGGTAAAAGAGCAGAAATTGGAGTCAAACAAGTAGAAACACTTAGTCACTATAGAAAATCTTATGGCATCATCTTAGATGTGGTGCAGTCGAAACCACCCACTTATTCAGCTTTCACTTTATCCGGAGTTTCTACGAGTCAAGAAACCTGAGatttatgttatattatgtctCAGTATGGTCTGCGGTATGACTACCTTTGGAGGATTTTGTTGGGTTGCCATAACTGTCTCATTAGTTGTCAAAAGCTTCGAAACAAATATCCCTTCCATTAAAAGAGGGTTCACAACATTTAGCAAAGTTAGGCATGACATGGATACGTGTTTATCATAGCTTCTGTTAAACACACAAAATATTACAAGAGCAAGCTATAAACTGACCGTGCAGTTAGCCAGTCCGTCATCGCCCAAGTCCAATATGGAGCCAGTATAGC belongs to Maniola jurtina chromosome 6, ilManJurt1.1, whole genome shotgun sequence and includes:
- the LOC123866045 gene encoding uncharacterized protein LOC123866045, producing the protein MAAWIWIAALLYSSHAAVLPPPWADVRRNPCASRPRGWLMLYWPSDGKCYTIYKKGHPCSETQELSPGRLGGRTVAECKCPPGTAQLPHTKTCHKLFERGPCRSGEYFAPVEESFNMRGERQGMCVRPQQCADETLLYWPPDGRCYYRLTQGPCYTGSILDLGDDGLANCTCTSASPHYWELDGGCYAHYSRGPCERGQLFLPGARCGCDPQLPHYHNATAGCYELDSLGPCAKGHVFAITEVSENGSRAECRCKNFHARADDGACYRLYTRGPCAEDEMISRGGRCVRVPCGRGRLYVPERRRCYRPGAAEPCRAGEHLAFDFDARPALDGISHNGVCVCGNQPCVQKEMSACSLRKGTAAFNGACHILNAQGPCSAGSWLTRDSTGRTHCQCRPGGICTKKMENS